The Xyrauchen texanus isolate HMW12.3.18 chromosome 19, RBS_HiC_50CHRs, whole genome shotgun sequence genome segment cggcgaccgttcctccgcttccagacggccgggctcctccatcccccggaagatggccgtggctgctccgttggggtagaTGGTAGTagtgagaactccactacggcttatccctcctccttcccgggttttcggcaccagtgtaacagagtTTAAtcgaaaggaggaggtgagaaccagcttgacaatataaatgatatttttaataaagaactaaaaccaaaagacacacacacacacacacacacataggacacAACGccctctctctgtcgcaccaccgtccgcagtcggcctttatccctctcacaggcttgattagcctgataagggtccggtgtgtaaaatcacgacccggccccaccctccgccctgtcacaggcgAGTACAATAAGGCCTGTGGTCAAAATAACTTGGAGACTTTCGTGTTTTGCTCTAGAACATAAACTGCACACAGTCATACCGCAAACATTAGTCTTAAAGatacagtgtttattttttttaaatgcatgatgCTATACAAAGCTAATTAATGACTACAACTACCATGCAAGCTTCATGCCCTATTATAAAAAAAGTCCATAGCAAATTCCTGAGGAAACCTGTGGCAAATTAGCCTTCGGTGTTAGCCTACAAATTGGTTCCTAACAATTCTATTGTTATCATCACTCATAGTCACAGTATGTGATTTGAACAAACTGCAATCCCTAAGTATTTAACTTGAGCTTGTAACTCGTCCTGCACTGTTAGTGCTTGTATTCGTATAAAATGTCCCTTTCTCTGTTCTGCAGATGCCAGCACATACGCACATTACCTGTTCAACGCTTTTGACTCCTCCCAAAACGGATCCATCAAATTTGAGGTGATCTCTGTCTTTATCtctcatttgtattcattgttcaTCACCTTTGATTccttgtttttccattgttttagaACTTCTATTGTTTTATCTATTGTCTTTTTGTTATGCTTTAAAGATAAATCACTTTTTccattgtttctctctctctctctctctctctctctctctcaggacttCGTAACGGCTCTGTCCATCTTGTTAAGAGGAACAACAACAGAGAAGTTACAGTGGACATTCAATCTCTATGACATTAACAGTGATGGGTACATTAGTAAAGaggtgtgtatctgtgtgtaaatgcatgtgcatatgtatgtatgtatgtatgtatgtatgtgttcttgtgtgtgtttgttttttgcgagtttatgtgttaatttgtgtgcgtgtgtgtgttgcaggAGATGACAGATATAGTAAAGGCCATATATGACATGATGGGCAGATATACATATCCCGCTCTGAAGACAGACACACTCAAACAGCACGTGGATGCTTTCTTTCGGGTCAGAATCTACTCTGCTCACACGTCTAATATGTTTGTCTGCAGAGCAATATGAtattgtgtgtttattgtatACAGAGAGATGAATAGGATGTTTTCTCCACAGAAAATGGACAAGAACAGAGATGGAGTCGTCACACTTGATGAGTTTATTCTCTCTTGTCAAGAGGTAcctgttaaaattatatattaccatactactcatactatttctgtagtatgcaTACTGTTCACAGCACGTGAATTCATCACATTttaccatactactcatactatttctgtagtatgcaTACTGTTCACAGCACGTGAATTCATCACATTTTACCATACTACTTATTCTATTTCTGTAGTATGCATACTGTTCACAGCACGTGAATTCATCACATTTTACCATACTACTTATTCTATTTCTGTAGTATGCATACTGTTCACAGCACGTGAATTCATCACATTTTACCATACTACTTATTCTATTTCTGTAGTATGCATACTGTTCACAGCATGTGAATTCCTCACATTTTACCATACTACTTATTCTATTTCTGTAGTATGCATACTGTTCACAGCATGTGAATTCATCACATTTTACCATACTACTTATTCTATTTCTGTAGTATGCATACTGTTCACAGCACGTGAATTCATCACATTttaccatactactcatactatttctgtagtatgcaTACTGTTCACAGCATGTGAATTCCTCATATTttaccatactactcatactatttctgtagtatgcaTACTGTTCACAGCATGTGAATTCATCACATTTTACCATACTACTTATTCTATTTCTGTAGTATGCATACTGTTCACAGCACGTGAATTCCTCACATTttaccatactactcatactatttctgtagtatgcaTACTGTTCACAGCATGTGAATTCATCACATTTTACCATACTACTTATTCTATTTCTGTAGTATGCATACTGTTCACAGCACGTGAATTCATCACATTttaccatactactcatactatttctgtagtatgcaTACTGTTCACAGCATGTGAATTCCTCATATTttaccatactactcatactatttctgtagtatgcaTACTGTTCACAGCATGTGAATTCCTCACATTttaccatactactcatactatttctgtagtatgcaTACTGTTCACAGCATGTGAATTCCTCACATTttaccatactactcatactatttctgtagtatgcaTACTGTTCACAGCATGTGAATTCCTCACATTTTAAATTTCTTCACACAATTCCTGTTTGATGAATGAACCAGAAGTGATATTAATGTTTTAGCACAAAATTTGATCAAAAGCGCTAAACTATATTAGGTTTCTATAGCTGAACAGGTAGAGCACGtgtttcccagggaacacacaaaacTGATGAAATGTGTACAGTATCTTAAATGCACTGTAAACCACTTTGGATAAAACTGTCTGGAAAATGCATAAATGAATGTAAAATTCCCAAGATAATAGTAATTGGACACAACTCACTGAAATAAACATGCAACGTAATGAGGTCACATAACAGCAGTGTTAAAACATTTACTGTTGCATTCTGAATACTACTGTACTTTACATACTATTTATATATTATGCAGTTAAAGTATGCTAGTTTTCCATTTCAAAAATAGCTTCTGCCTCTTTTAAATGTGGGCAGTGACCTCTAATGACAAAGAGTGAGTACTGCAGTATGGAAAACATGATattagatattcttctgaaacCAGGTGTCTCctactctttctttttctctgttcATATTTTTCTCTTAGGATGAAAACATCATGAGATCATTGCAGCTCTTTGAAAATGTGATTTAGCCACAGGAAAAGGGATATGAAGCGAggaggagagaaaaaaaggagGGAACAAACCCTATGAACTTTTGAAGCTAATAAGTGTTCTGT includes the following:
- the LOC127659750 gene encoding Kv channel-interacting protein 1-like isoform X4, with the translated sequence MESSVSAYKIDDELELSIVCHRPEGLEQLQAQTNFSKKELQVLYRGFKNECPCGAVNEETFKQIYSQFFPHGDASTYAHYLFNAFDSSQNGSIKFEDFVTALSILLRGTTTEKLQWTFNLYDINSDGYISKEEMTDIVKAIYDMMGRYTYPALKTDTLKQHVDAFFRKMDKNRDGVVTLDEFILSCQEDENIMRSLQLFENVI
- the LOC127659750 gene encoding Kv channel-interacting protein 1-like isoform X2, which codes for MGAVVGTLTMQTRQRRPSRDKIDDELELSIVCHRPEGLEQLQAQTNFSKKELQVLYRGFKNECPCGAVNEETFKQIYSQFFPHGDASTYAHYLFNAFDSSQNGSIKFEDFVTALSILLRGTTTEKLQWTFNLYDINSDGYISKEEMTDIVKAIYDMMGRYTYPALKTDTLKQHVDAFFRKMDKNRDGVVTLDEFILSCQEDENIMRSLQLFENVI
- the LOC127659750 gene encoding Kv channel-interacting protein 1-like isoform X1, which translates into the protein MSGCARRCKHGLVKFALSVSKLVTGTLIKDKIDDELELSIVCHRPEGLEQLQAQTNFSKKELQVLYRGFKNECPCGAVNEETFKQIYSQFFPHGDASTYAHYLFNAFDSSQNGSIKFEDFVTALSILLRGTTTEKLQWTFNLYDINSDGYISKEEMTDIVKAIYDMMGRYTYPALKTDTLKQHVDAFFRKMDKNRDGVVTLDEFILSCQEDENIMRSLQLFENVI
- the LOC127659750 gene encoding Kv channel-interacting protein 1-like isoform X3, with amino-acid sequence MGLVMGMFSLQSKQVNYHTDKIDDELELSIVCHRPEGLEQLQAQTNFSKKELQVLYRGFKNECPCGAVNEETFKQIYSQFFPHGDASTYAHYLFNAFDSSQNGSIKFEDFVTALSILLRGTTTEKLQWTFNLYDINSDGYISKEEMTDIVKAIYDMMGRYTYPALKTDTLKQHVDAFFRKMDKNRDGVVTLDEFILSCQEDENIMRSLQLFENVI